In one window of bacterium DNA:
- a CDS encoding type II toxin-antitoxin system HicA family toxin — MSEPDVKLKVCSYKEIARKLEKAGYIKIRTTKHPVYYSEKYGMTIPVPNHPGDAPKGLVRKIIKEMGMSVKDFNEL; from the coding sequence ATGTCAGAGCCAGATGTTAAACTAAAGGTATGTTCATATAAGGAAATTGCCAGAAAGTTAGAAAAGGCGGGCTATATTAAAATTAGAACGACTAAGCATCCAGTCTATTACAGTGAGAAATATGGTATGACAATACCAGTTCCAAATCATCCAGGGGATGCACCTAAAGGTCTTGTGAGAAAGATTATCAAAGAAATGGGAATGAGCGTAAAGGATTTTAATGAACTTTAA